The Paenibacillus spongiae nucleotide sequence TGAACAGACCATCAGCAAGCAGCGTGAGGTCCGCAACGTCTATTATCAGGAATATCTACGAACAGAAGCCATAGAGATTGAAGGCGTAGTTGAAACTCTAGCCGAACTGTCAAAGTACGTCCGCATGGCCATCGTGACGACTGCAAAACGTGCGGATTTTCAACTTATTCATGAAAAGCGCCAGATTAGACAATTCATGGAATTCGTCCTTGTTCGCGAAGACTACGAGCGCACCAAGCCGCACCCGGAACCATACTTGACCGGCCTAATGCACTTCGGAGCTACCAACGAAGAGACCCTGGTTGTAGAGGATTCAAACAGAGGGTTGAACTCAGCCGTGGCGGCTGGTATCGACTGTGCTATTGTCCATAACGATTTCACAAAAACACATGACTTCTCACAGGCCAGCTATCGAATCAAGACTCTGATTGAACTAAAGGACATTATCCTGAATGTAACCTGAGAGAGCATTCGCCAGCGTGTCCCGTACTCACTTTAAAAGTGAAGAGCAGTGTGGGCGGCGCGGACTCACGTGATGCGTGGACTACAATGAGGGGTTCGTATCACTATCACTTGAAACTTGGTAAGTAGCCAGGAATTCTTGAGGTAACGTATTGGCCTACAAATTATAAGCATCGGGGTGTGCTGGTATATCCGATTGAACCTACGCTGGCGGGCTATAAACTTGTCTTTCAAAATCCAAATATCGGAATTGGGTATCGCAATACGCTGGTGTACGTTATTTTAGGCACAACGGTTAGCTTGCTCTTCACTTCTATGGGAGCCTACGTACTGTCAAGGAAAGGCTTGATGTGGAAAAAGCTGATGATGATGTTGATTGTTTTTACGATGTTTTTTGGCGGCGGACTAATACCATCTTTCTTGCTTGTTAAAGGGCTGGGCATGCTGAATACGATCTGGGCGATCGTACTGCCAAGCGCCATTTCGGCTTGGAACTTAATCGTCATGCGTACGTTCTTTCAGTCGATTCCTGATGAGTTGATCGAGTCGGCCAAAATTGACGGTGCTAACGACATGTATATTTTTTTTCGCATCGTTCTCCCGTTATCCATGGCGATTGTCGCTGTTATCGGTTTGTTCCATGCGGTTGGAGAATGGAATTCTTGGTTTAATGCAGTAATCTATTTGCGAAATCGGGAGATGTACCCCTTACAGCTGTTTTTACGCGAAATCTTGATCGAAAATCGGATCGATAATGTTACTTTAACGACGACGGATATTAGTGCGATGCAAGCAAAGCGAATCATTAAATATGCGGTCATTATCGTATCGACGGTACCGATCCTGCTCGTCTATCCGTTTCTGCAAAAGTACTTTGTTAAAGGCATTTTGATTGGATCGTTGAAGGAATAGTTTATTATTATGCCGAAGTTATTGAACACTGAATTGTATTTATATTACAAATAAGGAGGCAGTAAACGATGTTGATCTCACATGAAGACGTCGAACGTTATC carries:
- a CDS encoding carbohydrate ABC transporter permease; its protein translation is MWKKLMMMLIVFTMFFGGGLIPSFLLVKGLGMLNTIWAIVLPSAISAWNLIVMRTFFQSIPDELIESAKIDGANDMYIFFRIVLPLSMAIVAVIGLFHAVGEWNSWFNAVIYLRNREMYPLQLFLREILIENRIDNVTLTTTDISAMQAKRIIKYAVIIVSTVPILLVYPFLQKYFVKGILIGSLKE
- a CDS encoding HAD family hydrolase translates to MKKYILFDHDGVLVDTEFWYYKAGERALADIGFTLDKDQYLRDMTQSLGTWSQARAAGIDEQTISKQREVRNVYYQEYLRTEAIEIEGVVETLAELSKYVRMAIVTTAKRADFQLIHEKRQIRQFMEFVLVREDYERTKPHPEPYLTGLMHFGATNEETLVVEDSNRGLNSAVAAGIDCAIVHNDFTKTHDFSQASYRIKTLIELKDIILNVT